The nucleotide window ATGGAAAAGTCGCAGCGCGAGTACTACCTCAACGAACAGGTGAAAGCGATCCAGAAGGAACTCGGCGAGGGCGAGGATGGTGCCGATTTCGACGAGCTGGAAAAGAAGGTGCTGGCCGCCAAGATGCCGAAGGAGGCGCTGGACAAGGCCAATGCCGAGCTGAAGAAGCTGAAGCTGATGTCGCCGATGTCCGCCGAAGCCACCGTCGTGCGCAACTACATCGATACGCTGGTGTCGCTGCCATGGAAGAAGAAGTCCAAGGTGAACAGCGACCTGGCGAACGCCGAGAAAGTGCTGGAAACGGACCACTATGGCCTCGAGAAGGTCAAGGAACGCATCCTGGAATACCTCGCGGTGCAGCAGCGCGTGGACAAGCTGAAGGCGCCGATCCTGTGCTTCGTCGGTCCTCCGGGCGTCGGCAAGACGTCGCTGGGCCAGTCGATCGCCCGCGCCACCAACCGCAAGTACGTGCGGATGGCACTGGGCGGCGTGCGCGACGAAGCCGAGATCCGCGGCCACCGCCGTACCTACATCGGCTCGATGCCGGGCAAGGTGCTGCAGTCGCTGTCGAAGGTCGGCGTGCGCAATCCGCTGTTCCTGCTGGACGAGATCGACAAGATGGGCGCGGACTTCCGCGGCGATCCGTCGTCGGCCCTGCTCGAAGTGCTGGACCCGGAACAGAACCACACGTTCTCGGACCACTACATCGAGGTGGACTTCGACCTGTCCGACGTGATGTTCGTGGCCACGTCGAACTCGTACAACATCCCGCCGGCGCTGCTGGACCGGATGGAAGTGATCCGCCTGTCGGGCTACACCGAGGATGAGAAGACCAGCATCGCGCTGCGCTACCTGCTGCCGAAGCAGATCAAGAACAACGGCCTGAAGGAAGGCGAGGTGACCGTCAGCGAAGCCGCCATCCGCGACGTGATCCGCTACTACACCCGCGAAGCCGGCGTGCGTTCGCTGGAACGCGAAGTGTCGAAGATCTGCCGCAAGGTGGTCAAGCTGCTGCTGCTGAAGAAGACCGAGAAGAAGGTCGCCGTCACGCCGAAGAACCTGGACAAGTTCCTGGGCGTGCGCCGCTACGATTTCGGCGTGGCCGAGAAGGAAAACCAGGTTGGCCAGGTGGTCGGTCTGGCGTGGACCGAAGTCGGTGGTGACCTGCTGACGATCGAATCGGTCACCATGCCGGGCAAGGGCGCGGTCATCCGCACCGGTACCCTGGGCGACGTGATGAAGGAGTCGATCGAGGCGGCCCGCACCGTGGTGCGCAGCCGGGCACAGCGGCTGGGCATCAAGCCGGAGGTGTTCGAGAAGCAGGACATCCACATCCACGTGCCGGAAGGCGCGACGCCGAAGGATGGTCCGTCGGCGGGTATCGCGATGACAACGGCAATGGTGTCGGTGTTCACGGGCATTCCTGTCCGTGCGGACGTGGCGATGACGGGCGAGATCACGCTGCGCGGCGAAGTGCTGCCGATCGGCGGCCTGAAGGAGAAGCTGCTGGCGGCGCATCGCGGCGGCATCAAGACGGTGCTGATCCCCGAGCAGAACGTGAAGGACCTGGCCGAGATCCCGGACAACGTCAAGAACAAGCTCGAGATCGTGCCGGTGCGCTGGATCGACAAGGTGCTGGAAGTGGCGCTGGAGCGCCAGCCGGAGCCGCTGGCCGAGGTGCCGGCGGTGGAACCGGTGGCGGCCGCTGCGCAAAAGCCGGACGGCCAGACGGAAGTGGTCAAGCACTGACGTTGCTCTCGGCTGTGTGAGGAATGGGCCCTTGGGGCGCCTTCGGGCGCCTTCTCGGGGAAAACGGGCACCTGTTGTGCCCGTTTTTCATTTCAGAGGCCGTTTTTTACATATTGACGCCTTGACACAGGGCAAGCCCCGCTTGTTTAATACGGCCTGAGATTTTTCTCTGCCTGGAAAATACCGTGGGCTTTCGCGAAAACGAAATAAACGGTATAAACGATTTAAACCTTTGTGACGGGGAACAAGCTGTGAACAAGACTGAACTGATCGACCATATCGCCACTTCCGCTGATATCTCCAAGGCGGCCGCGGCGCGCGCCCTGGACGCAATGATCGATGGCGTAACCACTACTCTGGCCAAGAACGACAGCGTGACCCTGGTCGGCTTCGGCACCTTCATGGTGAGCGAGCGCGCTGCCCGCACCGGCCGCAACCCGCGCACGAAGGAAGAGATCACGATCGACGCAGCGAAAGTACCGAAATTTAAGGCTGGTAAAGCGCTGAAAGATGCAGTAAACTAATGGCCTTCGGTGGGCAGCCCAGCTGTTCACCGGTCGCCGGAAGTTGCAGCCATCGGCATGGGCGCTTAGCTCAGTTGGTAGAGCGGATCCCTTACAAGGATTAGGTCGGGAGTTCGAGCCTCTCAGCGCCCACCAGAAATTGCCGGCATGGTTGAAGTAACGGTGTAAATTGTTTTACTCGGTATTGTGCATTTGCTGGAGCGGTAGTTCAGTTGGTTAGAATACCGGCCTGTCACGCCGGGGGTCGCGGGTTCGAGCCCCGTCCGCTCCGCCAGAAATGCCGATACCATGAAGTCGCGTCATCGTCTCCACCAGTGGGGACCTACCGGGAGCGGTAGTTCAGTTGGTTAGAATACCGGCCTGTCACGCCGGGGGTCGCGGGTTCGAGTCCCGTCCGCTCCGCCAGAATACAAAAAAGCCCGCGCACGCGGGCTTTTTTTATTCGCAGCGCAGCGGAGTGCTTCCCCTGCGGGAAGCACGGCGGGCACTCGAAGGGATTCGCTTACCAGCGAATCCGCGGCCGGCAGGATGTCGGCGAGTCCCGTCCCCATTCTCCGCGCGAAGCTCTGCTTCGCGAAGGCGCAGCCCTGCAAGCTCCGCGCTTGCTCACGCTTTCACCTCGCTCCGCTTCTTCAACCTCGCTCCGCTGCTTCCACCTCGCTCCGCTGCTTCCACCTCGCTACGCTGCTCCATCGCACGCACCGAGCCCACGCTCCGCTTTCCGACGCTGCGCTTCCCACGCTGCGCTTCCCACGCTCAGATCCACCGCTCCGCTCCCCACGCTCCGCTCCGACACTCCGCCCCATCCCATGCCCCGAACCCCCCACCCAACCTTGCCGTTTTTTCAAATGCTCACCTTGCTACATCGGAACACCGCCCCTATAATCGCGTGAGCAGCGAAAGGGGCGAACGCTAACGTTCGCCTTTTTTTTGTAATGCATAACCTGATAAATTTGCCATGTTTGAATTCATACGTACGCATCAGAAACTGATGCAGATTTTGCTGGCGATCGTGATCGTTCCATCGTTCGTATTCGTCGGCGTGCAGGGCTACGACAGCATGGGCGACAGCGCGACCACGCTCGCCAAGGTCGACGGCAAGCCGGTGACCCAGCAGGAGTTCGATAACGCGCTGCGCCGCCAGCTGGACCAGTACCGCCAGCGCTTCGGCGAGCAGTTCAACCAGAAGATGTTCGATACTCCGGAATTCCGCCAGAGCGTGCTGGACAACCTGATCGCGCAGCGCGCGGTCTCGTCCGAAGTCGCGCGCGGCCACCTGACGGTCAGCAACGCGGCGCTGCAGAAGGCGATCCTCGACAGCATCCAGGATATCCCCGGCATGATCACGCCAGAAGGCAAGGTCGACATCGAGCGCTACCGCGCGATGCTGGCCAATAACAGCGGCCTGACGCCGGAAGGCTTCGAGCAGACGATGCGCCACGACATGGCCGTGCAGCAGCTGGTCAGCGGCATCCAGGCCACCGCCTTCGCGCCGCGCACCGTCACCAAGCTGGTCACCGACCTGACCGAACAGGAACGCGACGTGCAGGAACTGGCGATGCCGCTGCAGCAGTTCGTGGCCAACGTGAAAGTCACCGACGAGATGGTCAAGGCGTACTACGACAAGAACGCCAAGCTGTACGCGCTGCCCGAGCAGGCCCGCATCGAATACGTGGTGCTCGATGCGAAAGCCATCGAAGGCCAGGTCAGCGTGAGCGACGACGAAGTGGCCGCGTTCTACAAGGCCAACCAGGCCCGCTACACGGCGCCCGAAGAGCGCCGCGCCAGCCATATCCTGGTGGCCGTCAACAAGGATGCCAAGGCGGCCGACAAGGCCGCGGCCAAGGCCACGGCCGAAGCCATCCTGGCGGACCTGAAGAAGGCCCCGGGCAGCTTCGCGCAAGTGGCCAAGGCCAAATCGGAAGATCCGGGTTCGGCCGAGCAGGGCGGCGACCTGGGCGTGATCGAGAAGGGCTCGCTGGTGCCTTCCGTGGAACAGTCGATCTTCGCGCTGAAGCAGGGCGAGATCAGCAACGTCGTCGAATCCGAGTTCGGTTACCACGTGATCACCGTGACGTCGCTGAAGCCCGCCGTGGTCAAGCCGATGGACGAGGTGAAGACCGAGATCGCCGCCGACCTGCGCAAGCAGAAGGCCGGCAAGAAGTACTCGGAAGTGGTGGAGACCTTCACCAATACGGTGTATGAGCAGGCCGACAGCCTGAAGCCCGTGGCGGACAAGCTGGGCCTGAAGATCGAGAGCGCCGAGAATGTCACGCGCACCCCGGCGGCGGGCGCCGCGCCGGCACCGTACAACAACGCCAAGTTCCTGACCGCGCTGTTCGCCGACGACGCCGTGAAGAACAAGCGCAATACCGAAGCGGTGGAAGTGGCGCCGAGCACGCTGGTGTCGGGCCGCATCGTCGAGTTCAAGCCGGCGTCGCAAAAGCCGCTGGCCGACGTGGCCGCCGAGATCCGCCAGCGCGTCACGGCCGAGGAAGCGATGAAGGCCGCCCGGGCCGCCGGCGAAGCCAAGCTGGCCGCGCTGAAGAAAGCCGACGACGCGACCGGCTTCAGCCCGGTGCAGGCCGTGTCGCGGGCCAAGGCCGAAGGCATGCCGCCGGCTGTCGCCCGCGCCGTGCTGAAAGCCGATACCTCGAAGCTGCCGGCCTATGTGGGCGTGGAATTGCCGGGCATGGGCTATGGCATCTACCGCATCAGCAAGGTGCACCAGCCGGCCGCCGCCGATGAAGCGCGCCTGGCCTCGGCCCGCGAACAGATCGGCAACATCGTCGCCCAGCAGGACATGCTGAACTACGTCGAAGTGCTGAAGGAAAAGGCCAAGGTCAAGATCCTGCGTCCGGTGACCGAGACGAAGGCGGACGGCGCCCAGTAATCCGCCAGGTACTGCCCACCCAACAAAAAAGCCACCGCGAGGTGGCTTTCTTGTTGGGTGGTGCACATGCCTGCAATCCCGTATCCCGGCGCGGCTGCCGGGTGCGCGTGGCGCCCTTCAGCCTTCGTGCAGCGCGCGTGCCGCGGCCAGGAACGACGCCGGCGAAACGTCCGGCAGCGCGATCGCGCGGGCGCGCTCGAATTGGGTGAAATTGCGGTGGATCGAGCGCGTGTAGGCCGGGTCGTAGTGATCGACCAGCAGTTCGTCGACCAGTTCCGGCATGCGCCCGTCGAGGGCCATCTGCTGCCACTTGGTGATCCGTTCCTTGCCGTGCAGGTCGGTCAGGTAGGACAGCTGCGTGTTCAGCGCCGGCGCGTTGCAGGCGAAGTGCTGGTAATCCTCGATCAGCAGCTGCACGCGGTGCTCGCGCGCCACTTCCAGCGCGATGCACGGCGAAGCGCGCATCCGTTCCATCAGGGCGGCGGGCACGCGCAGCGCGCCCACCTTCTTGCTTTCCGATTCCACGAACACGGGCAGGGCGGGGTCGAAGCGGCGCAGCCGGTCCCAGATCGACGTCTCGAACGCCTTTTGCGTGGGTTGCGGCTGGCAGGGCATGTTGCCCAGTACAGAACCGCGGTGAACGGCCAGCTGCTCCAGGTCCAGGACCTGGGCGCCGACCGCCTCCAGCGTGTCCAGCAGCCGCGTCTTGCCGCTGCCGGTGGTGCCGCAGATCACGCGGAAGTCCAGTTCCGGCGCCTGTTCCAGCTCCGCGTTCACGCGGTTGCGGAACGCCTTGTAGCCGCCCTCGAGCTGCACCACGGGCCAGCCGATCTTCGCCAGGATGTGCGCCATCGAACCGCTGCGGTTGCCGCCGCGCCAGCAGTAGACCAGCGGGGTCCACTCGCGCGGCTTGTCGTGCCACAGCGTGTCGATGTGATGGGCGATATTGGCCGCCACCATCGGTGCGCCCACCTTCTTGGCCTCGAACGGGCCGGCCTGCTTGTACAGCGTGCCCACCACGATGCGCTGCTCGTCGTCGAGCACCGGGCAGTTGATCGCGTTCGGCAGGTGGTCGAGCGCGAATTCGGCCGGCGTGCGCGCGTCGATGATCGTGTCGAACTGGTCGAGCCGCGCCAGCACGTCGCCGATGGGGAGGATTTCGGGATACTTCATTTCGTCCTTAGGATGGGCTGCAGGTGCGGCCAGATGTTGTTCAGGATGATCGGATGGGCGCTGGCCAGCGGGTGAATGCGGTCGGCCTGGAACAGGTCCATCTTCTCGGCCACGCCGTCGAGCATGAAGGGCGCCAGGCCCACCTTCTCATCGCGGCTGATGGCCTGGTACATGGCGAAGAATTTCTCCGAATAATCGCGGCCATAGTTCGGCGGGATGCGGATGCCCACCAGCAGCACGCGTGCGCCGGCGTCACGTGCCTGCTTCACCATGGCCCGCAGGTTGCTGTCGGCGGACGGCACCGGCAAGCCGCGCAAGCCGTCGTTGGCACCCAGTTCGAGCACCACGTAGTCGGGCCGGTGCTTCTTCAGGAGCGCCGGCAGCCGGGTGCGGCCGCCGCTGGTGGTCTCGCCGCTGACACTGGCGTTGACGATGCGGATATCGAGCTTCTGCGCCTGCAGCTTGCGCTCGAGCAGCGCCACCCAGCCGGTGCCGCGCGCCAGGCCGTACTCGGCCGACAGGCTGTCGCCCACCACGAGCAGCGTTTTTGGGGCAGAATAGGCGCTCGCCGGGCTGCCCCACAGCAGCAGCATGGCGCTGAGGCACACGCAGAACCGCGAACCGATTTTACTTACCAAGATGTTCTTCACCAGGATGTTCCTGACTAACCCAAGCATACCTTTGCCAAGCAGACCTTCGACCATGCCAGATTTTCCTCACGCGACCAGCAACTTCATTCCAGACTCGCCTGCCTCGGATGCAAACGGGGCGCATGCCACGCATGCTTCCGCCGGCGCCGCCGCGATCGCGGTAACGGGCCTGACCAAGCGCGTGGCCGATGCAAGCGGCGAGCTGACCATTTTGCACAGAGTGGATTTTACCGTGCAAAAGGGACAGACGCTGGCAATCGTGGGCGCATCCGGATCGGGCAAGTCCACGCTCCTCGGCTTGCTGGCCGGTCTCGATACGCCGAGCGGCGGCAAGGTGCTGATCGACGGCACCGATATCTTCGCGCTCGACGAGGATGGCCGCGCCGCGCTGCGTAAGGCCAAGCTGGGGTTCGTGTTCCAGTCGTTCCAGCTGTTGCCGCACCTGACGGCGGTGGAAAACGTGATGCTGCCGCTGGAACTTGCCGGCGATGGCGATGCGCGGCCCAAGGCCGAGGCGATGCTGGGGCGCGTGGGGCTGTCCAGCCGGCTCAGGCACTATCCGAAGTACCTGTCCGGCGGCGAGCAGCAGCGCGTGGCGCTGGCGCGCGCCTTCGTCACGCAGCCGCCGCTGCTGCTGGCCGACGAGCCCACCGGCAGCCTCGATGCGGCCACCGGCGAAGCCGTGATCGCGCTGATGTTCGAACTCAATCGCGAGCACGGTTCCACGCTGGTGCTGGTCACGCACGACCCGGCCATGGCGGCCCGCTGCGGGCGCACGATCACGATCGCCGCCGGGCGACTGGTGTAATCAGCGCGAGTGCGGTGTCTCTGCCTGGTCGCGCTGCTGGGCGACCAGGCGGTTCAGCGCCACGCGGACGGTCGGGATCAGTTCACCCGCCGTCAGGCCGATCGGGCCGGCGCCTTCGGCCACCAGCATGTCCGCCGCGATGCCGTGCAGCCAGACAGCCGCCAGTGCCGCTTCCCACCCGGGCCAGCCC belongs to Pseudoduganella albidiflava and includes:
- the mnmH gene encoding tRNA 2-selenouridine(34) synthase MnmH is translated as MKYPEILPIGDVLARLDQFDTIIDARTPAEFALDHLPNAINCPVLDDEQRIVVGTLYKQAGPFEAKKVGAPMVAANIAHHIDTLWHDKPREWTPLVYCWRGGNRSGSMAHILAKIGWPVVQLEGGYKAFRNRVNAELEQAPELDFRVICGTTGSGKTRLLDTLEAVGAQVLDLEQLAVHRGSVLGNMPCQPQPTQKAFETSIWDRLRRFDPALPVFVESESKKVGALRVPAALMERMRASPCIALEVAREHRVQLLIEDYQHFACNAPALNTQLSYLTDLHGKERITKWQQMALDGRMPELVDELLVDHYDPAYTRSIHRNFTQFERARAIALPDVSPASFLAAARALHEG
- a CDS encoding ABC transporter ATP-binding protein yields the protein MPDSPASDANGAHATHASAGAAAIAVTGLTKRVADASGELTILHRVDFTVQKGQTLAIVGASGSGKSTLLGLLAGLDTPSGGKVLIDGTDIFALDEDGRAALRKAKLGFVFQSFQLLPHLTAVENVMLPLELAGDGDARPKAEAMLGRVGLSSRLRHYPKYLSGGEQQRVALARAFVTQPPLLLADEPTGSLDAATGEAVIALMFELNREHGSTLVLVTHDPAMAARCGRTITIAAGRLV
- a CDS encoding SurA N-terminal domain-containing protein; amino-acid sequence: MQILLAIVIVPSFVFVGVQGYDSMGDSATTLAKVDGKPVTQQEFDNALRRQLDQYRQRFGEQFNQKMFDTPEFRQSVLDNLIAQRAVSSEVARGHLTVSNAALQKAILDSIQDIPGMITPEGKVDIERYRAMLANNSGLTPEGFEQTMRHDMAVQQLVSGIQATAFAPRTVTKLVTDLTEQERDVQELAMPLQQFVANVKVTDEMVKAYYDKNAKLYALPEQARIEYVVLDAKAIEGQVSVSDDEVAAFYKANQARYTAPEERRASHILVAVNKDAKAADKAAAKATAEAILADLKKAPGSFAQVAKAKSEDPGSAEQGGDLGVIEKGSLVPSVEQSIFALKQGEISNVVESEFGYHVITVTSLKPAVVKPMDEVKTEIAADLRKQKAGKKYSEVVETFTNTVYEQADSLKPVADKLGLKIESAENVTRTPAAGAAPAPYNNAKFLTALFADDAVKNKRNTEAVEVAPSTLVSGRIVEFKPASQKPLADVAAEIRQRVTAEEAMKAARAAGEAKLAALKKADDATGFSPVQAVSRAKAEGMPPAVARAVLKADTSKLPAYVGVELPGMGYGIYRISKVHQPAAADEARLASAREQIGNIVAQQDMLNYVEVLKEKAKVKILRPVTETKADGAQ
- a CDS encoding HU family DNA-binding protein, with translation MNKTELIDHIATSADISKAAAARALDAMIDGVTTTLAKNDSVTLVGFGTFMVSERAARTGRNPRTKEEITIDAAKVPKFKAGKALKDAVN
- the lon gene encoding endopeptidase La, producing the protein MTTSKLTEQTQLPLLPLRDVVVFPHMVIPLFVGRPKSIKALEAAMEQGKSIMLAAQKAAAKDEPSPTDIYEIGCVANILQMLKLPDGTVKVLVEGAQRARIRKITDTPTHFVAELQPLDSEIGDDSEIEAMRRAIVQQFDQYVKLNKKIPPEILASLSGIDDAGRLADTVAAHLPLKLEQKQVILEIFNVAKRLEHLLGQLEGELDILQVEKRIRGRVKRQMEKSQREYYLNEQVKAIQKELGEGEDGADFDELEKKVLAAKMPKEALDKANAELKKLKLMSPMSAEATVVRNYIDTLVSLPWKKKSKVNSDLANAEKVLETDHYGLEKVKERILEYLAVQQRVDKLKAPILCFVGPPGVGKTSLGQSIARATNRKYVRMALGGVRDEAEIRGHRRTYIGSMPGKVLQSLSKVGVRNPLFLLDEIDKMGADFRGDPSSALLEVLDPEQNHTFSDHYIEVDFDLSDVMFVATSNSYNIPPALLDRMEVIRLSGYTEDEKTSIALRYLLPKQIKNNGLKEGEVTVSEAAIRDVIRYYTREAGVRSLEREVSKICRKVVKLLLLKKTEKKVAVTPKNLDKFLGVRRYDFGVAEKENQVGQVVGLAWTEVGGDLLTIESVTMPGKGAVIRTGTLGDVMKESIEAARTVVRSRAQRLGIKPEVFEKQDIHIHVPEGATPKDGPSAGIAMTTAMVSVFTGIPVRADVAMTGEITLRGEVLPIGGLKEKLLAAHRGGIKTVLIPEQNVKDLAEIPDNVKNKLEIVPVRWIDKVLEVALERQPEPLAEVPAVEPVAAAAQKPDGQTEVVKH
- a CDS encoding arylesterase — encoded protein: MLLLWGSPASAYSAPKTLLVVGDSLSAEYGLARGTGWVALLERKLQAQKLDIRIVNASVSGETTSGGRTRLPALLKKHRPDYVVLELGANDGLRGLPVPSADSNLRAMVKQARDAGARVLLVGIRIPPNYGRDYSEKFFAMYQAISRDEKVGLAPFMLDGVAEKMDLFQADRIHPLASAHPIILNNIWPHLQPILRTK